From Novosphingobium resinovorum, the proteins below share one genomic window:
- the leuC gene encoding 3-isopropylmalate dehydratase large subunit, translated as MTTAPRTLYQKIWDAHVVDQRDDGTCLIYIDRHIVHEVTSPQAFESLRAAGRPVRRPDLTLAVPDHNLPTTARRDMNGNRVPIADPQSAQQLDMLEKNAPSFGIRYIGDADPEQGIVHVVGPEQGFSLPGATIVCGDSHTACNGGLGALAFGIGTSEVEHVLATQTLLLKQSKTFEVRVEGTLGAGVTPKDVILHVIGVIGTAGGTGYVIEYTGNVFREMSVEGRLTVSNMSIEGGARAGLVAPDETTFAYVKGRPYAPKGADWDKAVAWWKSLATDEGATYDKSVFIRAEDIQPTVTWGTSPEDTSGIGGFVPAPEDFADASKRDAVKHSLDYMGLTPGTKLTDVEVQNVFIGSCTNSRIEDIRAAAEVLKGRHKADNVKWAIVVPGSGLVKAQAEAEGLDKIIIDAGLEWREPGCSACLAMNPDKVPAGERCASTSNRNFTGRQGPGARTHLMSPAMAAAAAVTGKLTDVRDLAPMTEPA; from the coding sequence ATGACAACCGCACCGCGCACCCTCTACCAGAAGATCTGGGACGCCCACGTCGTCGACCAACGGGACGACGGCACCTGCCTCATCTATATCGACCGGCACATCGTCCACGAAGTGACGAGCCCGCAGGCTTTCGAGAGCCTTCGCGCCGCCGGTCGCCCGGTGCGTCGCCCCGATCTTACGCTCGCGGTGCCTGACCATAACCTGCCCACCACCGCGCGCCGCGACATGAACGGCAATCGCGTGCCGATCGCCGATCCGCAGAGCGCCCAGCAGCTCGACATGCTGGAGAAGAACGCGCCTTCGTTCGGCATCCGCTACATCGGCGACGCCGATCCGGAACAGGGCATCGTCCACGTCGTCGGCCCCGAGCAGGGCTTCTCGCTGCCCGGCGCCACCATCGTCTGCGGCGACAGCCACACCGCCTGCAACGGCGGCCTGGGCGCACTGGCCTTCGGCATCGGCACGTCCGAGGTCGAGCACGTGCTGGCTACCCAGACGCTGCTGCTCAAGCAGTCGAAGACCTTCGAAGTCCGCGTCGAGGGCACGCTCGGCGCTGGGGTCACCCCGAAGGACGTGATCCTGCACGTCATCGGCGTCATCGGCACTGCCGGCGGCACCGGCTACGTGATCGAGTACACCGGCAACGTCTTCCGCGAGATGTCGGTCGAAGGCCGCCTGACCGTGTCGAACATGTCGATCGAGGGCGGCGCCCGCGCCGGTCTGGTCGCACCGGACGAAACGACTTTCGCCTACGTCAAGGGCCGCCCCTACGCGCCCAAGGGCGCGGACTGGGACAAGGCCGTGGCGTGGTGGAAGAGCCTGGCGACCGACGAAGGCGCGACTTACGACAAGTCCGTGTTCATCCGCGCCGAGGACATCCAGCCCACCGTGACCTGGGGCACCAGCCCCGAGGACACCTCCGGCATCGGCGGCTTCGTCCCCGCGCCTGAGGACTTCGCCGACGCCTCCAAGCGCGATGCGGTCAAGCACAGCCTCGACTACATGGGCCTGACGCCCGGCACGAAGCTGACCGACGTGGAAGTGCAGAACGTCTTCATCGGCAGCTGCACCAACAGCCGCATCGAGGACATCCGGGCCGCCGCCGAAGTGCTCAAGGGGCGCCACAAGGCCGACAACGTGAAGTGGGCGATCGTCGTCCCCGGATCGGGTCTGGTCAAGGCGCAGGCCGAGGCCGAAGGTCTCGACAAGATCATCATCGATGCGGGTCTGGAATGGCGCGAGCCGGGCTGCTCGGCCTGCCTTGCCATGAACCCCGACAAGGTGCCTGCCGGGGAGCGCTGCGCCTCCACCAGCAACCGCAACTTCACCGGCCGTCAGGGTCCGGGTGCGCGCACCCACCTGATGAGCCCCGCCATGGCCGCCGCTGCCGCCGTCACCGGCAAGCTGACCGACGTGCGCGACCTCGCGCCAATGACTGAACCGGCCTAA
- a CDS encoding PilZ domain-containing protein, whose protein sequence is MTRTVLPRRSQRRSVALAVQCRTQSGLRDDGEISDISVEGCCLRMRGIYFRVGARLIVRPKGMEGMSGVVRWVSSDLAGVEFDRPLYGPVLEHIAATHGSHASA, encoded by the coding sequence ATGACCCGCACCGTTCTTCCCCGGCGATCGCAGCGACGCTCCGTCGCGCTGGCCGTTCAGTGCCGCACGCAGAGCGGTCTGCGGGATGACGGCGAGATTTCCGACATCTCGGTGGAGGGCTGCTGCCTGCGCATGCGCGGCATCTATTTCCGCGTCGGCGCGCGCCTGATCGTGCGGCCCAAGGGGATGGAAGGCATGTCGGGCGTGGTGCGCTGGGTCAGCAGCGACCTTGCCGGGGTCGAGTTCGACCGTCCGCTCTACGGCCCGGTGCTCGAGCACATCGCGGCAACGCACGGATCGCACGCGAGCGCCTGA
- a CDS encoding YbaN family protein: MPRARKYLWITAGVILVGIGTLGIFLPLLPTTIFWILAAGCFSKSHPEWAERLYRHPKYGRHLREWRDRRAISRKGKIAAISTMGLSVAIVWFTAGEMWALIPLAVLATIGTWIWTRAE; encoded by the coding sequence ATGCCCAGGGCTAGGAAATATCTCTGGATCACGGCGGGGGTAATCCTCGTCGGGATCGGCACGCTGGGCATCTTCCTGCCGCTGCTGCCGACGACGATCTTCTGGATTCTCGCCGCCGGATGCTTCTCGAAGAGCCACCCGGAATGGGCGGAGCGGCTCTATCGACACCCAAAGTACGGCCGCCACTTGCGCGAATGGCGCGACCGGCGGGCGATCAGCCGCAAGGGCAAGATCGCGGCGATCTCGACCATGGGCCTGAGCGTCGCGATCGTATGGTTCACCGCAGGCGAGATGTGGGCGCTGATCCCCCTCGCGGTGCTGGCGACGATCGGGACGTGGATCTGGACGCGGGCGGAATAA
- the grxD gene encoding Grx4 family monothiol glutaredoxin: MSDVNARIGDIVKSNDVVLFMKGTPLFPQCGFSSRAIAILEHLGVAYETVDVLQDMEIRQGIKSYSDWPTIPQLYVKGEFLGGSDIMMEMYEAGELHQLMTDSGIAAQG; this comes from the coding sequence ATGTCCGACGTCAATGCCCGTATCGGCGATATCGTAAAGAGCAACGACGTGGTCCTCTTCATGAAGGGCACCCCGCTGTTCCCGCAGTGCGGCTTCTCCAGCCGCGCGATCGCCATCCTCGAACACCTCGGCGTCGCTTACGAGACCGTCGACGTGCTGCAGGACATGGAAATCCGTCAGGGCATCAAGTCCTATTCGGACTGGCCGACGATCCCCCAGCTCTACGTCAAGGGCGAGTTCCTCGGCGGCAGCGACATCATGATGGAGATGTACGAGGCCGGCGAACTGCACCAGCTCATGACCGACAGCGGGATCGCTGCGCAGGGCTGA
- a CDS encoding MFS transporter yields the protein MAAPVGPEGDAPNHPLAVRMGVIAGVSHNVVVGTVMGSFGLMLASVEQRLGVSAEEAAAGIPLVLVGSSVLAPFVGVLIAKVSLRLLLLIGALLTVAGYLTLAWTQSYALYLLAYGLCFGPAMSLAGSIGPATLVGRWFNRNRGLALGIVHLPVVIAVVPWTLERALSAVSPSMIYLSIGLIAAALLLPLGLLAIDHPPGHAETLAPEPDAKRTADGSFSVAQLLARPRFWAISLAAVASMTSSVLLGSLLVPMGLSWGFTRPEAALLQSIMSLVGIAGSILFGWIADRIGGARALALIGFDCAVLWALLLQHPPFWMAALVIGLIGMHGAGAIPTLGKGLTDSFGQASYSRGFGLNTLIGLPFIAVAVVGSARVHSVTGSYDGAIVAMAVFFVSAIALGLYAAGGAKVPQQLAAA from the coding sequence TTGGCAGCACCTGTCGGACCGGAGGGCGACGCCCCCAACCATCCGCTTGCGGTACGCATGGGCGTGATCGCGGGCGTATCGCACAACGTCGTCGTCGGCACCGTCATGGGCTCCTTCGGGCTGATGCTGGCCTCGGTCGAGCAACGCCTCGGCGTCAGCGCAGAAGAGGCGGCGGCGGGCATTCCGCTGGTGCTGGTCGGCTCGTCGGTGCTCGCGCCTTTCGTGGGCGTGCTGATCGCCAAGGTGTCGCTGCGCCTGCTGCTGCTGATCGGCGCATTACTGACGGTGGCAGGCTATCTCACGCTGGCCTGGACGCAAAGCTACGCCCTCTACCTGCTGGCTTACGGGCTTTGCTTCGGTCCCGCGATGAGCCTCGCCGGATCGATCGGCCCGGCGACGCTGGTGGGACGCTGGTTCAACCGCAATCGCGGGCTGGCGCTGGGAATCGTCCACTTGCCCGTGGTGATCGCGGTGGTGCCGTGGACGCTGGAGCGGGCGCTTTCCGCCGTCTCACCGAGCATGATCTACCTGTCCATCGGCCTGATCGCGGCGGCGCTGCTGCTTCCGCTGGGGCTGCTGGCGATCGATCATCCTCCGGGGCACGCCGAGACGCTGGCGCCCGAACCCGATGCGAAGCGCACCGCCGACGGATCGTTCAGCGTCGCGCAACTGCTTGCGCGGCCGCGTTTCTGGGCGATCTCGCTGGCAGCGGTGGCGAGCATGACGAGTTCGGTGCTGCTGGGCTCGCTACTGGTGCCGATGGGCTTGTCCTGGGGCTTCACCCGGCCCGAAGCGGCGCTGCTGCAGTCGATCATGTCGCTGGTCGGGATCGCCGGCTCGATACTGTTCGGCTGGATCGCCGACCGCATCGGCGGGGCGAGGGCGCTGGCGCTTATCGGCTTCGACTGCGCGGTGCTATGGGCTCTCCTGTTGCAGCACCCGCCGTTCTGGATGGCGGCCCTTGTGATCGGCCTCATCGGCATGCACGGTGCAGGCGCGATCCCCACGCTGGGCAAGGGGCTGACCGATTCGTTCGGACAGGCCAGTTACAGCCGGGGCTTCGGGCTCAACACGCTGATCGGGCTGCCGTTCATCGCGGTCGCCGTCGTCGGATCGGCGCGGGTCCATTCGGTGACCGGCAGCTACGACGGGGCGATCGTGGCGATGGCCGTGTTCTTCGTGTCCGCCATCGCACTCGGTCTTTACGCCGCGGGCGGGGCGAAAGTGCCGCAACAACTCGCGGCAGCATAA
- a CDS encoding sterol desaturase family protein has protein sequence MSALAAVLIVLASAAAMEFVAWSSHKYIMHGFGWAWHRDHHEPHDRMLEKNDLYAVFGAAISISMFALGSPMVMGASAWWPGTWIGLGVLVYGVIYTLIHDGLVHQRYFRWVPKRGYAKRLVQAHKLHHATIGKEGGVSFGFVVARDPAVLKRELRAQREQGIAVLREAVD, from the coding sequence ATGTCCGCCCTTGCCGCCGTCCTGATCGTCCTTGCCTCCGCTGCCGCGATGGAGTTCGTCGCGTGGTCGAGCCACAAGTACATCATGCATGGTTTCGGCTGGGCCTGGCACCGCGACCACCACGAGCCGCACGACAGGATGCTGGAGAAGAACGACCTCTATGCCGTGTTCGGGGCGGCAATCAGCATTTCCATGTTCGCACTCGGCTCGCCGATGGTGATGGGCGCAAGTGCGTGGTGGCCGGGCACGTGGATTGGTCTCGGCGTGCTGGTCTACGGCGTGATCTACACGCTGATCCACGACGGCCTGGTCCACCAGCGCTATTTCCGGTGGGTGCCCAAGCGCGGCTATGCCAAGCGGCTGGTGCAGGCCCACAAGCTGCACCATGCGACCATCGGCAAGGAAGGCGGCGTCAGCTTCGGCTTCGTCGTCGCGCGCGATCCGGCGGTGCTCAAGCGGGAACTGCGGGCGCAGCGCGAACAGGGCATCGCCGTGCTGCGCGAGGCGGTGGACTAG
- a CDS encoding BolA/IbaG family iron-sulfur metabolism protein encodes MGMTATEIETMIRAALPDAEVTITDLAGDNDHYAAHVVSAAFTGRPRVAQHKMVYEALGGRMGGVLHALQLTTAVPN; translated from the coding sequence ATGGGCATGACCGCTACCGAAATCGAGACCATGATCCGCGCCGCGCTGCCGGACGCGGAAGTCACGATCACCGACCTCGCCGGGGACAACGACCACTACGCCGCGCACGTCGTCTCGGCCGCCTTCACAGGCCGCCCCCGCGTCGCGCAGCACAAGATGGTCTACGAAGCGCTGGGCGGCCGCATGGGCGGCGTCCTTCACGCCTTGCAACTCACCACCGCCGTCCCCAACTGA
- a CDS encoding DUF1476 domain-containing protein: MTSFQDRERAEEAKFAHDADTLFRIQARRNRLVGEWAAERMDLSQAETDAYAKAVVQADFEEAGDEDVIRKLLGDLTAAGVDTTEAEVRAALAAKQVEARRAFLG; this comes from the coding sequence ATGACGAGTTTCCAGGACCGCGAGCGCGCCGAAGAAGCGAAGTTCGCTCACGACGCCGACACGCTGTTCCGCATCCAGGCCCGCCGCAACCGCCTCGTCGGTGAGTGGGCGGCCGAACGCATGGACTTGTCGCAGGCCGAAACCGATGCCTATGCCAAGGCCGTCGTCCAGGCCGACTTCGAGGAAGCCGGCGACGAGGACGTCATCCGCAAGCTGCTGGGCGACCTGACCGCCGCCGGCGTCGATACCACCGAAGCGGAAGTGCGCGCCGCACTGGCCGCCAAGCAGGTCGAAGCGCGCCGCGCTTTCCTGGGCTGA
- a CDS encoding NUDIX domain-containing protein produces MIQTAPSDQPMPTDGPAVVPAATVVVFRHAADGGPPELLMLQRSDGMRFAGGAAVFPGGRVDPADRELARRLLPGESEEIASARIAAIRETLEEAGLMIATRAPVTAREAAEARAMLLEVGRLDTVLERFGWELDPQALTFFAHWCPLWDRAFDTRFFVADIGTGAVDVTVDATENSRLFWASAADALAMADRGEISVIFPTRRNLDRLAQYADHAEALADIAAYPVVRIHPEVEMREDGEWLVIPDGLGYPVLGQLKATARRG; encoded by the coding sequence ATGATCCAGACCGCTCCCTCCGACCAGCCGATGCCGACAGACGGCCCCGCCGTCGTCCCTGCCGCCACCGTGGTGGTGTTCCGCCACGCCGCCGACGGCGGACCGCCCGAACTGCTGATGCTCCAGCGCTCGGACGGCATGCGCTTCGCAGGCGGGGCGGCGGTGTTTCCCGGCGGCCGCGTCGATCCCGCAGACCGCGAACTCGCCCGCCGCCTGCTGCCCGGCGAATCGGAGGAGATCGCCTCCGCCCGCATCGCCGCGATCCGCGAGACGCTGGAGGAAGCGGGCCTCATGATCGCCACCCGCGCCCCCGTCACCGCCCGCGAAGCCGCAGAAGCGCGGGCGATGCTGCTGGAGGTCGGCCGGCTCGACACCGTGCTGGAGCGCTTCGGCTGGGAACTGGACCCGCAGGCGCTGACCTTCTTCGCGCACTGGTGCCCCTTGTGGGACCGGGCTTTCGACACACGCTTCTTCGTCGCCGACATCGGCACCGGCGCGGTGGACGTGACGGTCGACGCCACCGAGAACTCGCGCCTGTTCTGGGCGAGCGCTGCCGATGCTCTCGCGATGGCCGATCGGGGCGAGATTTCGGTGATCTTTCCGACCCGCCGCAATCTCGACCGCCTTGCGCAATACGCCGATCATGCCGAAGCGCTGGCCGACATCGCCGCCTACCCCGTCGTCCGCATCCACCCCGAGGTGGAAATGCGCGAGGACGGCGAATGGCTCGTGATCCCCGACGGGCTGGGCTATCCGGTGCTCGGCCAGCTCAAGGCGACGGCGCGACGCGGGTAA
- a CDS encoding SufE family protein: protein MRDLDDIREEYEFLDGDERYRLLIELGRELDDMPDALKTDATKVRGCSASVWVYPMAREDGTLHFLADSNAAITKGIVSLVISAVQDKPAATVAATDIAAALEPFDLRNQLSSNRTQGVPNMIALIRETAARYAQG from the coding sequence ATGCGTGACCTCGACGATATCCGCGAAGAGTATGAATTCCTCGATGGCGACGAACGCTATCGCCTCCTGATCGAACTGGGGCGCGAGCTGGACGATATGCCCGACGCGCTGAAGACCGACGCCACCAAAGTGCGCGGCTGCTCCGCCAGCGTCTGGGTCTATCCCATGGCGCGCGAGGACGGCACCCTGCACTTCCTGGCGGACAGCAACGCGGCGATCACCAAGGGCATCGTCTCGCTGGTGATCTCGGCGGTGCAGGACAAGCCTGCCGCGACGGTGGCCGCGACCGACATCGCGGCGGCGCTCGAACCGTTCGACTTGCGCAACCAGCTCTCGTCTAACCGGACGCAGGGCGTGCCCAACATGATCGCGCTGATCCGGGAAACTGCCGCGCGATATGCCCAGGGCTAG
- a CDS encoding arylesterase codes for MRLVSLALLAASTLALSACDKAPAPPVQESRSAIDAPPQIPVMGPERRILAFGDSLLAGYGLEDGESYPDRLEQALRARGVNARIANAGVSGDTTAAGLQRLDFTLKSQPAKPELVIISLGGNDMLRSLPPAETRANLEKILQRLRQEKIGVVLLGMLAAPNLGRDYASGFNPIYPQLAEKYGAVLVPFFLQPVIDKPDLMQGDHVHPTAIGIDAIVTATVDDVADALPKR; via the coding sequence TTGCGCCTCGTTTCTCTCGCTCTCCTTGCCGCTTCCACCCTGGCGCTTTCCGCCTGCGACAAGGCCCCGGCGCCGCCCGTGCAGGAGAGCCGGTCGGCCATCGATGCGCCGCCGCAGATACCGGTCATGGGGCCGGAGCGCAGGATACTCGCCTTCGGGGATTCGCTGCTGGCGGGCTACGGACTCGAGGATGGCGAAAGCTACCCCGACCGGCTCGAACAGGCCCTGCGCGCGCGGGGTGTCAACGCGCGCATCGCCAATGCCGGGGTCTCGGGCGACACCACGGCGGCGGGGCTGCAGCGGCTCGACTTCACGCTGAAAAGCCAGCCGGCCAAGCCCGAACTGGTGATCATCAGCCTCGGCGGCAACGACATGCTGCGCTCGCTGCCCCCGGCCGAGACGCGCGCGAACCTGGAGAAGATCCTCCAGCGGTTGCGGCAGGAGAAGATCGGGGTGGTGCTGCTCGGAATGCTGGCGGCGCCGAACCTAGGCAGGGACTATGCCTCGGGATTCAACCCGATCTATCCGCAGCTGGCGGAGAAGTACGGCGCGGTGCTGGTGCCGTTCTTCCTCCAGCCGGTGATCGACAAGCCCGATCTGATGCAGGGCGATCACGTGCATCCTACGGCCATCGGCATAGACGCCATTGTGACGGCGACGGTGGACGATGTGGCGGATGCTTTGCCGAAGAGGTGA
- the leuD gene encoding 3-isopropylmalate dehydratase small subunit — MQAINHVAGKAIPFGRKNVDTDVIIPAHWLKTITRTGLGKGAFESIKLEDGNVFTDERWAGAPILIAGDNFGCGSSREHAAWALLDMGVTCVIAPSFSDIFSGNAFKNGILTVALPQEAIDRLMEVAQDETIDIDLDTQSVTTPFQDRFTFEIDPFRKHCLLNGLDEVGLTMAQGDTISTYEGKARETLPFLASPVLAA, encoded by the coding sequence ATGCAGGCGATCAACCACGTCGCCGGCAAGGCGATTCCGTTCGGCCGCAAGAACGTCGACACCGACGTCATCATCCCGGCGCACTGGCTCAAGACGATCACCCGCACGGGTCTCGGCAAGGGCGCGTTCGAATCGATCAAGCTGGAAGACGGCAACGTCTTCACCGACGAGCGCTGGGCCGGCGCGCCGATCCTCATCGCGGGCGACAACTTCGGCTGCGGCTCCAGCCGTGAGCACGCCGCCTGGGCGCTGCTCGACATGGGCGTGACTTGCGTGATCGCGCCGAGCTTCTCGGACATCTTCTCGGGCAACGCCTTCAAGAACGGCATCCTCACCGTGGCCCTGCCGCAGGAGGCGATCGATCGCCTGATGGAAGTGGCGCAGGACGAGACGATCGACATCGACCTCGACACGCAGTCGGTGACCACGCCGTTCCAGGATCGCTTCACGTTCGAGATCGATCCGTTCCGCAAGCACTGCCTGCTGAACGGCCTCGACGAAGTGGGCCTGACGATGGCGCAGGGCGACACGATCTCGACCTACGAAGGCAAGGCACGCGAAACGCTGCCGTTCCTTGCCAGCCCGGTGCTGGCGGCTTGA
- a CDS encoding queuosine precursor transporter, producing MTAATDAPSPLSRPLSRIDGLTGARRHFRYFDYVMAAFVAILLLSNLIGASKLANIGGVTFGAGILFFPVSYVIGDVLTEVYGYANARRCVWAGFFAMIFMAFMSFVVVAMPPDSGWTGQAAYEAVFGSTWRIVLASLTAFWAGEFVNSFVLAKMKLMTGGKHLWMRTIGSTVVGQAADSALFYPIAFLGTWTHEQVLTVMVTNWGMKVLWEAVLTPVTYVVVGWLKKREGVEVFDDNLDFSPFAKAKSV from the coding sequence ATGACCGCCGCTACCGACGCTCCATCGCCTCTGTCCCGCCCCTTGTCACGCATCGACGGCCTTACCGGCGCCCGTCGGCACTTCCGCTATTTCGACTACGTGATGGCGGCCTTCGTCGCGATCCTGCTGCTGTCGAACCTGATCGGTGCGTCCAAGCTGGCGAATATCGGCGGCGTGACGTTCGGCGCGGGCATCCTGTTCTTCCCCGTCAGCTACGTCATCGGCGACGTGCTGACCGAAGTGTACGGCTATGCCAATGCCCGCCGCTGCGTCTGGGCGGGCTTCTTCGCGATGATCTTCATGGCTTTCATGAGCTTCGTCGTCGTCGCCATGCCGCCGGATTCCGGCTGGACCGGACAGGCCGCCTACGAAGCAGTATTCGGCTCGACCTGGCGCATCGTCCTAGCCTCGCTGACCGCGTTCTGGGCGGGTGAGTTCGTCAATTCCTTCGTCCTCGCCAAGATGAAGCTGATGACTGGCGGCAAGCACTTGTGGATGCGCACCATCGGCTCGACGGTGGTGGGACAGGCCGCCGACAGCGCCCTGTTCTATCCCATCGCCTTCCTCGGCACCTGGACGCACGAGCAGGTGCTGACCGTCATGGTCACCAACTGGGGCATGAAGGTGCTGTGGGAAGCGGTGCTGACGCCGGTAACCTACGTCGTCGTCGGCTGGCTAAAGAAGCGCGAGGGCGTCGAGGTGTTCGACGACAATCTCGATTTCTCGCCTTTCGCCAAGGCAAAATCGGTCTGA
- the recF gene encoding DNA replication/repair protein RecF (All proteins in this family for which functions are known are DNA-binding proteins that assist the filamentation of RecA onto DNA for the initiation of recombination or recombinational repair.) yields the protein MLDRILLSRFRNHHETAVKGTAQFNLLVGENGAGKTNVLEAISLLAPGRGLRRAQLVDVPAQDGDGGFAVNAALRMPGQGEGSEPVRLGTGVAAERPGRRLVQVNGAQASALSLAEWLSIGWLTPAMDRLFVESAGARRRFLDRLVLAIEPAHAGHAARLETALRERNRLLSDERSPDPHWLDAIEVQIAEAGALVATARARLVTRLEAALARLPDTPFARPSLTYQPGGPVEAGALAIALRDGRPRERAAQRTLTGPHRDELAVTMAGKGQAAAECSTGEQKAMLIAITLAHSQLLEADGENRPRLLLLDEVAAHLDPLRREALFDRLRAGSAQVWLTGTEIAPFEAIAAEAAVWEVSAGTVRRV from the coding sequence ATGCTCGACCGCATCCTCCTGTCCCGTTTCCGCAACCACCACGAGACCGCGGTGAAAGGCACGGCGCAGTTCAACCTGCTGGTCGGCGAGAACGGCGCGGGGAAGACCAACGTGCTCGAGGCGATCAGCCTGCTCGCGCCCGGACGCGGCCTCCGTCGGGCGCAGCTCGTGGACGTGCCCGCGCAGGACGGCGACGGCGGGTTCGCGGTGAACGCTGCACTGCGCATGCCCGGCCAAGGGGAAGGGAGCGAGCCCGTCCGCCTCGGCACCGGCGTCGCGGCGGAGCGTCCCGGGCGGCGGCTTGTGCAGGTGAACGGCGCGCAGGCATCCGCCCTGAGCCTGGCCGAGTGGCTCTCGATCGGCTGGCTGACCCCGGCGATGGACCGCCTTTTCGTCGAGAGCGCGGGCGCGCGGCGGCGGTTCCTCGACCGGCTGGTGCTGGCGATCGAGCCGGCCCATGCCGGCCATGCGGCGCGGCTGGAGACGGCACTGCGCGAGCGCAACCGCCTGCTTTCCGACGAACGTTCCCCCGATCCGCACTGGCTCGACGCGATCGAGGTGCAGATCGCCGAGGCCGGGGCGCTGGTGGCGACGGCCCGCGCGCGCCTCGTCACCCGGCTGGAGGCGGCGCTGGCTCGGCTTCCCGACACGCCTTTCGCGCGCCCTTCGCTGACCTACCAGCCCGGCGGCCCGGTCGAGGCCGGTGCGCTTGCCATCGCCCTGCGCGACGGGCGGCCGCGCGAGCGGGCGGCCCAGCGCACCCTTACCGGCCCCCACCGCGACGAACTGGCGGTGACGATGGCGGGCAAAGGGCAAGCGGCGGCGGAATGCTCAACCGGCGAGCAGAAGGCGATGCTCATCGCCATCACTCTTGCGCATTCGCAGCTGCTGGAGGCAGATGGGGAGAACCGCCCGCGCCTGCTGCTGCTGGACGAGGTCGCCGCACATCTCGACCCGCTGCGGCGCGAGGCGCTGTTCGACCGGCTGCGGGCAGGCTCCGCGCAAGTCTGGCTGACGGGGACCGAGATCGCCCCGTTCGAGGCAATCGCGGCGGAAGCGGCGGTATGGGAGGTCAGCGCAGGGACGGTGCGGCGGGTCTGA